One region of Triticum aestivum cultivar Chinese Spring chromosome 6B, IWGSC CS RefSeq v2.1, whole genome shotgun sequence genomic DNA includes:
- the LOC123137265 gene encoding uncharacterized protein, whose translation MTCLVAKVFYMCSAIKELYWNTKVLVSRVWQYRGGTDDGQLVHTGIVVLDQEGTHMYGQIPANSSGTAVPILASFPTGSATLVVLPLDEMNTPISAFKGKGQAIMPKTPSKSACPKSARRKLFTEPSKPEDTELSASAAKVASQAEQGAPAGNVVEATSVPNVGQETELIATEDPKNNLPDHTKVKRTNTAVKPAGAPKKANQ comes from the exons ATGACCTGCTTGGTGGCGAAGGTTTTTTACATGTGCTCAG CAATAAAAGAGCTGTACTGGAATACAAAGGTTCTCGTGTCTCGCGTGTGGCAGTACCGAGGAGGGACTGACGATGGTCAGCTTGTGCATACTGGCATTGTGGTGCTTGACCAAGAG GGCACCCACATGTATGGCCAGATTCCTGCTAACAGCTCAGGCACGGCGGTGCCCATTCTTGCCTCTTTCCCTACGGGATCAGCTACACTTGTCGTGCTGCCTCTTGATGAG ATGAACACTCCTATATCTGCATTCAAAGGAAAAGGGCAGGCTATTATGCCTAAAACACCCAG CAAATCAGCATGCCCAAAAAGTGCTCGCCGCAAACTTTTTACTGAGCCCTCAAAGCCCGAGGACACTGAACTCTCTGCCTCTGCTGCCAAGGTGGCTAGCCAGGCTGAACAAGGTGCTCCTGCTGGAAATGTTGTTGAAGCTACATCTGTGCCAAAT GTCGGTCAAGAAACTGAGCTTATAGCTACCGAAGATCCAAAGAACAACCTTCCTGACCACACTAAAGTCAAGAG GACAAACACTGCTGTCAAGCCAGCTGGCGCTCCAAAGAAAGCGAACCAGTAG